One genomic window of Medicago truncatula cultivar Jemalong A17 chromosome 1, MtrunA17r5.0-ANR, whole genome shotgun sequence includes the following:
- the LOC25482831 gene encoding pentatricopeptide repeat-containing protein At2g35030, mitochondrial isoform X2 → MNKLYYHLSHIFINLPKLKITHSYYPFQIRSSSTATLTSEMKRCNYFISKLCREGQINEARKVFDEMSERDSCLWTTMISGYIKCGLINEARKLFDRLDAEKSVIVWTAMVSGYIKINRIEEAERLFNEMPVRNVVSWNTMIDGYARNGRTQEAMDLFGRMPERNVVSWNTVMTALAHCGRIDDAERLFNEMRERDVVSWTTMVAGLSKNGRVDDARDVFDRMPIRNVVSWNAMIAGYAQNGRFDEALKLFERMPERDMPSWNTMVTGFIQNGDLNRAEKLFHAMPEKNVITWTAMMTGYVQHGLSEEALKLFNKMQANDGLKPTTGTFVTVLGACSDLAGLPEGQQIHQMISKTVFQESTYVVSALINMYSKCGDFHVAKKMFDDGLSGHMDLIAWNGMIAAYAHHGYGNEAIILFNKMQELGFQANDVTYVGLLTACSHAGLFDEGFKYFDELLKNRYMQVREDHYTCLIDLCGRAGRLDEALNIIEGLGKEVSLSVWGALLAGCSVHGNADIGRLVADKVLKMEPENADTYLLASNMYASVGMREEAANVRMKMKDKGLKKQPE, encoded by the exons ATGAACAAGCTTTATTATCATTTATCTCACATTTTCATCAATCTTCCCAAACTCAAAATTACTCATAGCTACTACCCATTTCAAATCAGGTCATCATCCACTGCCACCCTTACTTCAGAAATGAAACGCTGCAATTACTTCATTTCAAAGCTATGCAGAGAAGGTCAAATCAACGAAGCACGCAAGGTGTTCGATGAAATGTCTGAAAGAGATAGTTGTTTATGGACTACAATGATAAGTGGGTATATCAAATGTGGTTTGATTAATGAAGCTAGGAAGTTGTTTGATAGACTGGATGCGGAGAAAAGTGTCATTGTTTGGACTGCGATGGTTAGTGGATATATTAAGATAAATAGAATTGAGGAAGCTGAGAGATTGTTTAATGAGATGCCAGTTAGGAATGTTGTGTCGTGGAATACGATGATTGATGGGTATGCGAGGAATGGAAGGACGCAGGAGGCTATGGATTTGTTTGGTAGAATGCCGGAGAGGAATGTGGTTTCTTGGAATACGGTTATGACGGCTTTGGCGCATTGTGGGAGAATTGATGATGCGGAGAGGCTTTTTAATGAGATGCGGGAAAGGGATGTGGTTTCGTGGACTACTATGGTTGCGGGTTTGTCGAAAAACGGGAGAGTTGATGACGCGAGAGATGTTTTTGATAGGATGCCGATTCGTAATGTGGTTTCTTGGAATGCGATGATTGCAGGTTATGCGCAGAATGGAAGGTTTGATGAGGCTTTGAAGTTGTTTGAGAGAATGCCAGAGAGAGATATGCCTTCGTGGAATACAATGGTCACAGGTTTTATTCAAAATGGGGATTTGAATAGGGCAGAGAAGTTATTTCATGCAATGCCAGAAAAGAATGTCATTACTTGGACTGCTATGATGACAGGATATGTACAACATGGTCTAAGTGAAGAAGCGTTgaaattatttaacaaaatgCAAGCTAATGATGGGTTAAAACCAACCACTGGAACTTTCGTGACAGTTTTGGGTGCTTGTAGTGATTTGGCAGGTCTTCCTGAAGGACAACAAATCCATCAAATGATTAGTAAAACAGTTTTTCAGGAGAGCACATACGTGGTATCAGCGCTGATAAACATGTACTCAAAATGTGGCGATTTTCATGTTGCAAAGAAGATGTTTGATGATGGACTGTCCGGGCACATGGATTTGATAGCTTGGAATGGTATGATTGCCGCATATGCACACCATGGATATGGCAATGAAGCAATAATCCTATTTAATAAAATGCAAGAATTAGGTTTCCAAGCCAATGATGTCACTTATGTTGGACTTCTCACAGCTTGTAGTCATGCTGGTTTATTTGATGAGGGGTTTAAATACTTTGATGAGCTTTTAAAAAACCGATATATGCAAGTAAGAGAAGATCACTATACTTGTTTGATTGATCTTTGTGGTCGTGCCGGAAGGCTGGATGAAGCTTTAAATATCATTGAGGGACTCGGAAAAGAGGTGTCACTGTCTGTTTGGGGTGCACTCCTAGCTGGATGTAGCGTGCACGGGAATGCTGATATTGGGAGGCTCGTGGCTGATAAAGTCTTGAAAATGGAACCAGAAAATGCAGACACCTATTTATTAGCTTCAAATATGTATGCTTCTGTTGGGATGAGGGAAGAAGCTGCCAATGTTAGGATGAAAATGAAAGACAAAGGGTTAAAGAAACAGCCAG AATAA
- the LOC25482830 gene encoding abscisic acid 8'-hydroxylase 2: protein MQLFTSLTNSCLDFSHPFIILLLFFTILPFLQWWKHHRDKDKRLPPGSMGWPYFGETLKLYTQNPNSFFSTRQKRYGDIFKTHILGCPCVMISSPEAARAVLVTQAHLFKPTYPPSKEKLIGPEALFFQQGAYHSMLKKLVQASFLPSTLKNSVSHVDQIVQKLVPTWANRTINTLQEMKKYAFEVAANSAFGEINEMEMEEIRELYHCLEKGYNSYPLNLHGTSYWKALKARKVLNESIRRIIERRKESRNYGGGLLGILLRGRGDEKMNQLTDSQVADNIIGVIFAAHDTTASVLTWVLKYLHDNVNLLETVTKEQEEIRSKVSRESRGLSWEDTRQMPFTSRVIQETLRSASILSFTFREAVRDVKLQGYSIPKGWKVLPLFRTIHHSPHFFPQPHMFDPSRFENPPRPNTYMPFGNGVHSCPGSELAKLEVLVLLHHLTLSYRWQVVGNGDGIQYGPFPVPKHGLPVKITLKNS from the exons ATGCAACTATTCACTTCACTTACTAATTCTTGTTTAGATTTTTCTCACCCTTTCATTATATTGCTCCTCTTTTTTACTATCCTTCCTTTCCTTCAATGGTGGAAACACCATAGAGATAAAGACAAACGTTTACCTCCTGGTTCAATGGGTTGGCCTTACTTTGGAGAGACCCTCAAACTCTACACTCAAAATCCAAATTCCTTCTTCTCCACAAGGCAGAAAAG GTATGGAGATATATTCAAGACACACATACTAGGTTGTCCTTGTGTGATGATATCAAGTCCTGAGGCAGCTAGAGCAGTGCTTGTTACACAAGCACATCTTTTTAAACCAACATACCCTCCAAGCAAAGAGAAGTTGATAGGACCAGAAGCTTTGTTCTTTCAACAAGGTGCTTATCACTCCATGCTCAAGAAGCTAGTTCAAGCCTCTTTTTTACCTTCCACACTTAAAAACTCTGTCTCTCATGTTGACCAAATTGTACAAAAATTGGTTCCAACTTGGGCTAATAGAACCATCAACACCTTGCAAGAGATGAAAAAG TATGCTTTTGAAGTGGCTGCAAATTCAGCTTTTGGTGAAATAAATGAGATGGAAATGGAAGAAATAAGAGAATTGTATCATTGCTTGGAGAAGGGCTACAATTCTTATCCTTTAAATCTCCATGGAACTTCTTATTGGAAGGCATTGAag GCAAGGAAGGTTTTGAATGAGAGTATAAGGAGGATAATAGAAAGAAGGAAGGAGAGCAGGAATTATGGTGGAGGGTTGTTAGGAATTCTGTTGAGAGGCAGAGGTGATGAGAAGATGAACCAACTAACTGATTCTCAAGTGGCTGATAATATCATTGGTGTCATATTTGCTGCACATGATACCACAGCTAGTGTTCTAACATGGGTTCTTAAGTACTTGCATGACAATGTCAATCTCTTGGAAACTGTCACA aaagaacaagaagaaataaGAAGCAAAGTTTCTAGGGAAAGTCGTGGACTTTCATGGGAGGATACAAGGCAGATGCCCTTCACAAGCAgg GTAATCCAAGAGACATTAAGAAGTGCAAGCATATTATCATTCACATTTAGAGAAGCAGTTAGAGATGTGAAGCTACAAGGTTACTCCATTCCAAAAGGTTGGAAAGTCCTTCCACTCTTTAGAACCATTCATCATTCACCTCATTTCTTCCCTCAACCACACATGTTTGACCCTTCAAGATTCGAG AATCCACCTCGACCAAACACATATATGCCATTTGGAAATGGAGTCCACTCTTGTCCTGGTAGTGAGCTTGCAAAGCTTGAGGTTCTTGTCCTCCTTCACCATCTCACTCTTTCATACag GTGGCAAGTTGTGGGAAATGGAGATGGAATTCAATATGGTCCTTTTCCTGTGCCAAAACATGGATTACCAGTAAAGATAACTCTAAAGAATAGTTAG
- the LOC25482831 gene encoding pentatricopeptide repeat-containing protein At2g35030, mitochondrial isoform X1: MNKLYYHLSHIFINLPKLKITHSYYPFQIRSSSTATLTSEMKRCNYFISKLCREGQINEARKVFDEMSERDSCLWTTMISGYIKCGLINEARKLFDRLDAEKSVIVWTAMVSGYIKINRIEEAERLFNEMPVRNVVSWNTMIDGYARNGRTQEAMDLFGRMPERNVVSWNTVMTALAHCGRIDDAERLFNEMRERDVVSWTTMVAGLSKNGRVDDARDVFDRMPIRNVVSWNAMIAGYAQNGRFDEALKLFERMPERDMPSWNTMVTGFIQNGDLNRAEKLFHAMPEKNVITWTAMMTGYVQHGLSEEALKLFNKMQANDGLKPTTGTFVTVLGACSDLAGLPEGQQIHQMISKTVFQESTYVVSALINMYSKCGDFHVAKKMFDDGLSGHMDLIAWNGMIAAYAHHGYGNEAIILFNKMQELGFQANDVTYVGLLTACSHAGLFDEGFKYFDELLKNRYMQVREDHYTCLIDLCGRAGRLDEALNIIEGLGKEVSLSVWGALLAGCSVHGNADIGRLVADKVLKMEPENADTYLLASNMYASVGMREEAANVRMKMKDKGLKKQPGCSWIDVGNTVQVFVVNDKSHSQFEMLKYLLFDLHIKLKKNREIPDNDLLVDV; the protein is encoded by the coding sequence ATGAACAAGCTTTATTATCATTTATCTCACATTTTCATCAATCTTCCCAAACTCAAAATTACTCATAGCTACTACCCATTTCAAATCAGGTCATCATCCACTGCCACCCTTACTTCAGAAATGAAACGCTGCAATTACTTCATTTCAAAGCTATGCAGAGAAGGTCAAATCAACGAAGCACGCAAGGTGTTCGATGAAATGTCTGAAAGAGATAGTTGTTTATGGACTACAATGATAAGTGGGTATATCAAATGTGGTTTGATTAATGAAGCTAGGAAGTTGTTTGATAGACTGGATGCGGAGAAAAGTGTCATTGTTTGGACTGCGATGGTTAGTGGATATATTAAGATAAATAGAATTGAGGAAGCTGAGAGATTGTTTAATGAGATGCCAGTTAGGAATGTTGTGTCGTGGAATACGATGATTGATGGGTATGCGAGGAATGGAAGGACGCAGGAGGCTATGGATTTGTTTGGTAGAATGCCGGAGAGGAATGTGGTTTCTTGGAATACGGTTATGACGGCTTTGGCGCATTGTGGGAGAATTGATGATGCGGAGAGGCTTTTTAATGAGATGCGGGAAAGGGATGTGGTTTCGTGGACTACTATGGTTGCGGGTTTGTCGAAAAACGGGAGAGTTGATGACGCGAGAGATGTTTTTGATAGGATGCCGATTCGTAATGTGGTTTCTTGGAATGCGATGATTGCAGGTTATGCGCAGAATGGAAGGTTTGATGAGGCTTTGAAGTTGTTTGAGAGAATGCCAGAGAGAGATATGCCTTCGTGGAATACAATGGTCACAGGTTTTATTCAAAATGGGGATTTGAATAGGGCAGAGAAGTTATTTCATGCAATGCCAGAAAAGAATGTCATTACTTGGACTGCTATGATGACAGGATATGTACAACATGGTCTAAGTGAAGAAGCGTTgaaattatttaacaaaatgCAAGCTAATGATGGGTTAAAACCAACCACTGGAACTTTCGTGACAGTTTTGGGTGCTTGTAGTGATTTGGCAGGTCTTCCTGAAGGACAACAAATCCATCAAATGATTAGTAAAACAGTTTTTCAGGAGAGCACATACGTGGTATCAGCGCTGATAAACATGTACTCAAAATGTGGCGATTTTCATGTTGCAAAGAAGATGTTTGATGATGGACTGTCCGGGCACATGGATTTGATAGCTTGGAATGGTATGATTGCCGCATATGCACACCATGGATATGGCAATGAAGCAATAATCCTATTTAATAAAATGCAAGAATTAGGTTTCCAAGCCAATGATGTCACTTATGTTGGACTTCTCACAGCTTGTAGTCATGCTGGTTTATTTGATGAGGGGTTTAAATACTTTGATGAGCTTTTAAAAAACCGATATATGCAAGTAAGAGAAGATCACTATACTTGTTTGATTGATCTTTGTGGTCGTGCCGGAAGGCTGGATGAAGCTTTAAATATCATTGAGGGACTCGGAAAAGAGGTGTCACTGTCTGTTTGGGGTGCACTCCTAGCTGGATGTAGCGTGCACGGGAATGCTGATATTGGGAGGCTCGTGGCTGATAAAGTCTTGAAAATGGAACCAGAAAATGCAGACACCTATTTATTAGCTTCAAATATGTATGCTTCTGTTGGGATGAGGGAAGAAGCTGCCAATGTTAGGATGAAAATGAAAGACAAAGGGTTAAAGAAACAGCCAGGTTGTAGTTGGATTGATGTTGGAAATACTGTGCAAGTATTTGTAGTCAATGATAAATCACATTCTCAATTTGAAATGCTAAAGTATTTACTTTTTGATTTACatataaaattgaagaagaatagGGAAATACCAGACAATGATTTGTTAGTTGATGTCTAA